One Prolixibacteraceae bacterium DNA segment encodes these proteins:
- a CDS encoding TolB-like 6-bladed beta-propeller domain-containing protein yields the protein MNLKLYLVIVLLLGMSCTNKVKENNIQTVDQSKIETIDIKLEKHSVEGKLLNPTKIGISENKLIFLNNVDGTFLSIYENEKQDYKFCGNQLHKGKGKGEIAREIDNHTFRVKGNKVEFCDLLNIYEYNIEGTPNKKLTSLFEFDRSYFPVNCGFRLYNNYYFKNTTPRGPKIERLFQCTDGKSTKEVYPFPTDLLSKSDANKGRGNLWQIFAGSYAIDPQDKKMFISYQNFPQIDIIDTQEMKKMGTIRYAEQRKTTFFDGNQYAPSSKNYIYGNEIYTTKNRVYALILEQSKETLSTIDFENPSVLPYILVIDMDGKPQYRLNLDHLILSFAVSEDDTMLYGASPFESNTIFSYNLKN from the coding sequence ATGAACCTGAAATTATACCTCGTTATAGTGCTATTATTGGGTATGTCTTGCACGAATAAGGTGAAAGAAAACAATATTCAAACCGTAGATCAATCAAAGATTGAAACCATCGATATAAAGCTAGAGAAACATTCCGTAGAGGGGAAGTTATTAAACCCAACAAAGATTGGTATTAGCGAAAATAAATTAATCTTTCTGAATAACGTAGATGGAACGTTTCTTTCTATATATGAAAATGAGAAGCAGGATTATAAATTCTGTGGCAATCAACTCCATAAAGGAAAAGGAAAGGGTGAGATAGCTCGAGAAATTGATAATCATACTTTTCGTGTAAAAGGGAATAAGGTAGAATTTTGTGACCTGTTAAACATTTATGAATACAATATAGAAGGGACACCCAATAAAAAACTGACTTCTCTTTTCGAATTCGATAGAAGTTATTTTCCTGTAAACTGTGGATTTCGTCTTTACAATAACTATTATTTTAAAAATACGACACCAAGAGGTCCTAAAATTGAAAGATTATTCCAATGCACGGATGGAAAATCAACAAAAGAGGTATACCCTTTTCCTACAGATCTTTTGAGTAAATCAGATGCCAATAAAGGAAGAGGAAATCTATGGCAAATATTTGCGGGTTCTTATGCCATAGATCCTCAAGATAAGAAGATGTTCATAAGCTATCAGAATTTTCCTCAAATCGATATTATCGATACCCAAGAGATGAAAAAAATGGGAACGATACGATATGCTGAACAGAGAAAAACAACTTTTTTTGATGGCAATCAATATGCACCTTCAAGCAAAAACTACATCTATGGGAATGAAATATATACCACAAAAAATAGAGTCTATGCTTTGATCTTAGAACAGAGTAAAGAGACATTATCCACAATAGATTTCGAAAACCCTTCTGTTCTTCCATATATCCTTGTCATCGATATGGATGGAAAACCACAGTACCGCTTGAATTTAGATCATTTGATTCTATCTTTTGCCGTTT
- a CDS encoding T9SS type A sorting domain-containing protein — translation MNRPLHLFKSLVLFLLLAPVSLLAQSHKYSGGDGTEGSPYQIGTLADLRLLSETSDDWSKHFIQTANIDATETKDWNPGDADGDTSTPDVPMGFHPIGDDRYSQRGEPAFRGSYNGAGYIIDHLYINCPSQDYVGLFGSISGSGIQNKIRNLGVTNAQIVGANCTGTLVGVAQNITIENCYSSGSVKGLLNVGGLTGNTEFTTKCYSTAVIDCTNSVKGSLGIDISGAPETNHPSCYYLSESGDKDPYSRSYGAPRTAKALGVMSQYEGWNIVEDFDLVKGAPPVLKNIHGSAQWVMNPLEAVELTITVTNNGNAIDLAKVICNGEQFTDKQGEVKIKASTNTTIEYQIMASGYNTISGSVEVLEASVSTEVRLDNAYTTGTGTESDPYQVATFEQLCNLSQNTIDWDKHFIQTADIEASASSELNKSNGVAKGFSPIGDDPTNGTRQQVAFTGSYNGGGFKIDQLYIQRPSENNVGLFGYASQLGQKIYNLAITNANITGEDYVGIVAGSAKNTNIENLYTTGTVHGSYKVGGLAGFCGRIIHTYSTTNVVSSTNTWGSLGCFYSQSGSVHTNCFYLSTNGSANPNKNHFGLPLRSSQMQDQSNFTSWDFVEESTNGDDNYWAISPLENGGFPYLTHGRTVVRLGLNAYTSTYSESNELNPANITGAPAGKDIQIAFRPHTDDNSAAWNTNKPTKAGVYDVQLGVLTSETTLADQVEITNGWTIQKKDVAIVWDALPNKTYLDAAFDLQATVEGNGSIVYSSSNEDVATILGNTVTIVGAGTTQITASCAATENYNAPANVVRSFTVDPATATITFDALPTKTYGDGDFSLDATSDGDTEVTYSSSDETVATIVDGVVTILSAGEATITASAFASTNYLKPVSKTSVLTVEKAQALITFDALPSKRYKDAAFDLKATTNGTGTIIFASSNEKVATISENTVTIVGAGTTNITATLAETKNYKVATAVVNPLVVNKAPATITFDADMTATYGDADVVLHATVDGDGEIVYQSGEENIARIEENLVSFLNAGQTTITASCAATDNYLAAINQVMILTVNKADASIHFDPLASKSYGDAVFDLQATRVGESAIVYHSSNPAVASVSGTTVTIHTPGETVITASCAASSNYDAATDVPQTLVVNKASEQIVFDAIPAKKYGDNPFNLSASVHGDGEITYTSDNTDVATIVNNVVTIHGVGNATITASCAATALYEAADAVSHVLTVSRADASIVFNALPTKTFGDASFHLSASSYAGAAIQYASDNENVAQVQNNTVTIVGAGRANITASLPQSENYLAAADVVRTLVVNKATPTIALDEISAKTFGDKPFDLSATASNGLKVSYEVQNTNIATVAGNTVTIKNAGTTTVVARTENNPNFVSVEATCNLVVNRAAAVIQFKEIANKTYGDKIFRLEATASENAAVSFESNNESVASVTRDVVTIKGAGIAVITARCDASSNYVASSVSKTLTVEKSNASISFDAIAAVTYGDPAFSLGATLSHNQGALVYSSSNPSVATVIDGEVDIVGAGTTTITVSNESSDNYLAAASVSQELVVNKANAVIQFAPLSRKNFGEAPFTLRATSTGGALSYSSLDHSVATVNEDQCTLVGAGSTTITATSAENANYNTASVQRTLEVSKADPQFSFEAIPVKTFGDAAFELQTSTLADVVQFVSSNPDVATVSGNEVTIHKVGETTITATSQENENYAEVAVSHLLKVEQFSSEISFDALDAKTFGDDAFELTAMSNDSRAITYVSNNPYVATIQNNIVTIIGAGSTFITASCEATQNASSASVTRMLEVKKANTVITFDALADKTFGDASFALHGSVNGDGEVLYTSSNPAIASIDHNEVTIHGAGSVTITASCDETNNYLAATAVSHELVIGKALATTTFEEIANKTYGDDDFSVVANNNGDGTILMASSDPSVATIHNGIITIQGAGTATITASCGATANYLEATIVSRDLVVAKASREITFEALEAKEFGDSQFYLQASTSENGAIAYISSNSSVATVVDNVVTIHGAGTTTITASCAATANYTKAVSVDQELVVNKAKSDIIFASLDAKVYGDGSFALDAKVTGDGAIVYSSSNPDVASIENGEVTILKAGTTTITASCVATANCEAATPVSHELNVEKATRNITFENIESKQFGDAAFPLQATVSDASELQYTSSNQNVATLDHGLVSIVGVGSATITAACEETENYKAISAIQVLEIAEGDGNITWTLEGLSLEMKIEDLSFELEKATSSVEGATITYTSSNDEVLTVEDNLVTFHKLGEADIVATVTARNYTEVESTVHVKVVSKTGVHDSPVYVETIKVYPNPASEFIMVDGAQMNEISIFSILGAKVNFEQQENRIDVSNFARGVYILKYRNQVKRFIVQ, via the coding sequence ATGAATCGACCTTTACACTTATTCAAGAGCCTAGTTTTATTTCTACTATTGGCTCCAGTCTCTTTGTTGGCTCAAAGCCATAAGTATAGCGGAGGGGATGGAACTGAGGGTAGCCCATATCAAATTGGGACTTTAGCAGATCTTAGGCTTCTTTCAGAAACTTCAGATGATTGGAGTAAGCACTTTATTCAAACAGCGAATATTGATGCCACCGAAACAAAAGATTGGAATCCTGGTGATGCCGATGGAGACACATCTACTCCAGATGTACCAATGGGATTTCATCCTATAGGGGATGATCGTTATAGTCAAAGAGGAGAACCTGCCTTTAGAGGAAGTTATAATGGAGCTGGTTATATTATTGATCATCTCTACATCAATTGTCCTTCACAAGATTACGTAGGTCTTTTTGGCTCAATTTCTGGATCTGGTATTCAAAATAAGATCCGCAACTTAGGTGTGACGAATGCACAAATTGTAGGTGCGAATTGTACAGGAACTTTAGTTGGTGTTGCTCAAAATATAACCATTGAGAATTGTTATTCATCGGGGTCTGTAAAAGGACTTCTAAACGTTGGTGGGCTAACTGGAAATACGGAATTTACAACGAAATGTTATAGCACTGCAGTCATTGATTGTACTAATAGTGTAAAAGGAAGTTTAGGTATAGATATTTCAGGGGCCCCTGAAACCAACCATCCAAGTTGTTACTATTTAAGTGAATCTGGAGACAAAGATCCTTATAGTCGAAGTTATGGGGCACCAAGAACTGCTAAAGCATTGGGAGTGATGTCGCAGTATGAGGGATGGAATATTGTTGAAGATTTTGATCTTGTAAAAGGAGCTCCCCCCGTATTGAAAAATATCCATGGTTCTGCTCAATGGGTGATGAATCCACTTGAAGCAGTAGAGCTTACGATCACGGTGACCAATAATGGTAACGCAATTGATCTTGCAAAAGTGATTTGTAATGGAGAGCAGTTTACAGACAAACAAGGAGAAGTAAAGATAAAAGCCTCTACCAATACCACCATTGAGTACCAGATCATGGCATCTGGTTATAATACCATCTCTGGTAGTGTGGAGGTACTAGAAGCATCTGTTTCTACCGAGGTTCGTTTGGATAACGCGTACACTACAGGAACTGGTACTGAGTCCGATCCTTATCAAGTAGCCACTTTTGAACAGCTATGCAACTTATCTCAAAATACCATCGACTGGGACAAACACTTTATTCAAACGGCTGATATCGAAGCATCCGCTTCATCTGAGTTGAACAAAAGCAATGGGGTAGCGAAAGGTTTTTCTCCTATTGGTGACGATCCTACAAACGGAACACGCCAGCAGGTTGCATTTACTGGCTCTTATAATGGAGGTGGTTTTAAGATCGACCAACTATATATCCAACGCCCATCTGAAAACAATGTGGGACTCTTTGGTTATGCAAGCCAATTAGGTCAAAAGATCTATAACTTGGCGATTACCAATGCCAATATCACAGGGGAAGATTATGTGGGTATTGTAGCAGGATCGGCAAAAAATACCAATATTGAGAATCTTTATACCACAGGTACCGTTCATGGAAGTTATAAAGTTGGTGGATTAGCGGGCTTTTGTGGTCGTATTATCCATACTTACAGTACAACCAATGTGGTTTCTTCTACCAATACATGGGGTTCTTTGGGCTGTTTCTATAGCCAATCGGGATCTGTCCACACCAACTGTTTCTATCTAAGTACAAATGGGAGTGCTAATCCAAACAAAAACCACTTCGGTTTGCCATTGCGTTCTAGTCAGATGCAAGACCAAAGCAACTTTACCTCTTGGGACTTCGTTGAGGAGAGTACCAATGGAGACGACAACTATTGGGCTATCTCTCCTTTGGAAAATGGAGGCTTTCCATATCTAACACATGGACGTACGGTTGTTCGTTTGGGGTTGAATGCCTACACTTCTACCTATAGCGAATCGAATGAGTTGAATCCTGCAAACATTACAGGAGCTCCTGCGGGGAAAGATATTCAAATTGCTTTCCGTCCACACACAGACGACAATTCGGCTGCTTGGAATACGAATAAACCAACTAAGGCAGGAGTATATGATGTACAATTGGGGGTTTTGACTTCCGAGACAACCCTTGCAGATCAAGTAGAGATTACCAATGGTTGGACCATCCAAAAGAAAGATGTGGCTATCGTATGGGATGCACTTCCGAATAAAACTTATTTAGATGCTGCCTTTGATCTACAAGCAACCGTTGAAGGAAACGGTTCGATTGTTTATAGCTCTAGTAATGAAGATGTGGCTACCATTTTAGGAAATACGGTAACCATTGTTGGTGCTGGAACCACACAAATTACTGCTTCTTGTGCTGCCACTGAGAACTATAACGCGCCTGCAAATGTAGTGAGATCGTTTACCGTTGATCCTGCAACCGCAACCATTACGTTTGATGCATTGCCAACCAAAACTTATGGCGACGGAGATTTCTCTCTTGATGCAACTTCCGATGGTGACACAGAGGTTACTTATAGCTCTAGCGACGAAACAGTAGCTACGATTGTCGATGGGGTGGTGACGATTCTATCTGCTGGAGAGGCAACCATAACAGCTTCTGCTTTCGCTTCTACGAATTACCTTAAACCGGTGTCTAAAACATCTGTTTTGACTGTGGAGAAGGCACAAGCTTTGATCACTTTTGATGCACTTCCTTCCAAAAGGTATAAGGATGCTGCTTTTGACTTGAAAGCTACGACCAACGGTACAGGAACAATTATTTTTGCTTCTAGTAATGAGAAGGTGGCTACCATTTCCGAAAATACGGTGACCATTGTTGGGGCTGGAACAACCAATATCACGGCCACATTGGCTGAAACCAAAAACTACAAAGTTGCAACGGCTGTGGTCAATCCTTTGGTGGTGAATAAAGCACCTGCTACCATCACTTTTGATGCGGATATGACAGCTACTTATGGGGATGCGGATGTTGTGCTTCATGCCACAGTGGATGGAGATGGAGAGATTGTATATCAATCAGGAGAAGAAAATATCGCTAGAATCGAAGAGAACCTTGTCTCTTTCTTAAATGCTGGACAAACCACCATTACTGCATCGTGCGCAGCTACAGATAACTATTTGGCTGCAATCAACCAAGTGATGATTCTAACTGTAAACAAAGCAGATGCATCGATTCATTTTGATCCATTGGCGTCTAAATCATATGGAGATGCCGTATTTGATCTTCAAGCAACCCGTGTTGGTGAGAGTGCTATTGTTTATCATTCAAGCAATCCTGCTGTCGCATCTGTTTCTGGAACTACGGTTACCATTCACACTCCAGGAGAGACGGTGATAACCGCTAGTTGTGCTGCGTCGTCTAACTATGATGCAGCAACCGATGTTCCACAGACATTGGTGGTAAATAAGGCTTCAGAACAGATCGTTTTCGATGCGATCCCAGCAAAAAAATATGGGGACAATCCTTTCAACCTTTCTGCCTCTGTTCATGGGGATGGGGAGATTACTTATACTTCCGACAACACAGATGTCGCTACGATAGTGAATAATGTGGTTACTATTCATGGTGTGGGGAATGCGACCATCACAGCATCGTGTGCAGCGACTGCTCTATATGAGGCAGCAGATGCGGTATCACATGTTCTGACGGTATCTCGTGCAGATGCTAGCATCGTTTTTAATGCACTGCCTACCAAAACATTTGGAGATGCGTCTTTCCATCTATCTGCTTCTTCGTATGCAGGGGCTGCAATCCAATATGCTTCGGATAATGAAAATGTTGCCCAAGTGCAAAACAATACCGTGACCATCGTAGGGGCTGGTCGTGCTAATATTACTGCATCGTTGCCACAGAGTGAAAACTATTTGGCTGCGGCAGATGTGGTTCGTACGCTTGTGGTGAATAAAGCGACCCCAACCATTGCATTAGATGAGATCTCTGCAAAAACTTTTGGCGACAAACCTTTTGACCTCTCTGCTACTGCTTCTAATGGATTGAAGGTCTCTTATGAGGTGCAGAATACCAATATTGCTACTGTTGCAGGGAATACTGTGACTATAAAGAATGCAGGAACAACAACTGTTGTGGCTCGTACAGAGAACAATCCAAACTTTGTCTCTGTGGAGGCAACATGTAACTTGGTTGTCAATAGAGCGGCAGCTGTGATCCAATTTAAAGAGATTGCAAATAAAACCTATGGTGATAAAATCTTTCGTTTGGAAGCCACTGCATCAGAGAACGCAGCAGTCTCTTTTGAGTCGAATAACGAATCGGTTGCTTCGGTGACTAGAGATGTGGTGACTATTAAGGGAGCTGGAATCGCAGTGATTACCGCTCGTTGTGATGCTTCATCGAATTACGTTGCTTCATCGGTTTCCAAAACACTTACGGTGGAGAAATCCAATGCATCGATCTCATTTGATGCAATTGCTGCGGTTACCTATGGTGATCCTGCTTTCAGCCTAGGTGCTACGTTGAGTCACAATCAAGGAGCATTGGTCTACAGTTCAAGTAATCCTTCTGTTGCTACGGTAATCGATGGAGAGGTAGACATCGTAGGGGCTGGAACCACCACCATTACGGTTTCCAATGAGTCCTCTGATAATTATCTTGCAGCTGCATCGGTGTCTCAAGAGTTGGTGGTAAACAAAGCGAATGCAGTGATTCAATTCGCTCCTCTTTCTAGAAAGAATTTTGGAGAGGCTCCTTTCACACTTCGTGCTACATCTACAGGTGGCGCCTTATCTTATAGCTCTTTAGACCATTCTGTAGCCACGGTTAACGAAGATCAATGTACTCTTGTCGGAGCAGGATCTACTACGATCACAGCAACCAGTGCTGAGAATGCCAATTATAACACTGCTTCGGTACAACGTACTTTAGAGGTGAGCAAAGCCGATCCTCAGTTCTCTTTCGAAGCAATTCCTGTGAAGACTTTCGGTGATGCAGCTTTCGAATTACAGACTTCTACGCTTGCCGATGTTGTTCAGTTTGTTTCAAGTAATCCAGATGTCGCAACAGTCTCTGGTAATGAGGTTACGATTCACAAAGTGGGAGAAACCACCATCACTGCAACTTCTCAAGAGAACGAGAATTATGCAGAAGTTGCAGTATCACACCTGTTAAAGGTGGAGCAGTTTAGTTCAGAGATCTCATTTGATGCCCTAGATGCAAAAACATTTGGAGATGACGCTTTCGAATTGACCGCTATGTCTAATGATAGTAGAGCGATTACTTATGTAAGCAATAATCCATATGTGGCTACCATTCAGAACAATATAGTGACTATTATAGGTGCTGGTTCTACCTTTATTACTGCCTCGTGCGAAGCGACACAAAATGCTTCTAGTGCGTCCGTGACTCGTATGTTGGAAGTGAAGAAAGCCAATACGGTGATCACTTTTGATGCCCTTGCCGATAAAACATTTGGTGATGCTTCCTTTGCATTACATGGTTCGGTGAATGGAGATGGGGAAGTTTTATATACCTCAAGCAACCCAGCCATTGCCTCTATCGACCATAACGAAGTGACCATTCATGGTGCAGGTAGTGTGACGATTACGGCTTCTTGTGATGAGACAAATAACTACCTTGCAGCAACTGCTGTGAGCCATGAGTTGGTCATTGGTAAAGCCCTTGCCACGACCACTTTCGAAGAGATCGCGAACAAAACTTATGGGGATGATGATTTTTCAGTGGTAGCAAACAACAACGGCGATGGAACGATCTTGATGGCTTCAAGTGACCCATCGGTAGCAACCATTCACAATGGTATTATTACAATACAAGGTGCTGGTACTGCTACCATTACCGCTTCTTGTGGTGCCACTGCAAACTACTTAGAGGCCACTATTGTAAGTCGTGACTTGGTAGTAGCAAAAGCATCCCGTGAGATTACTTTTGAAGCACTCGAGGCCAAAGAGTTTGGCGATTCTCAGTTCTATCTACAAGCTTCTACATCAGAGAATGGCGCAATTGCTTATATCTCTAGTAATTCATCGGTGGCAACTGTTGTGGATAATGTCGTGACCATTCACGGTGCGGGTACTACGACTATCACTGCTTCATGTGCAGCCACAGCAAACTATACGAAAGCCGTTTCTGTGGATCAAGAGCTTGTGGTAAACAAAGCGAAGTCTGATATTATCTTTGCTTCTTTGGATGCCAAAGTGTATGGTGATGGTTCTTTTGCTTTAGATGCCAAAGTTACTGGAGATGGAGCAATTGTTTATAGTTCAAGCAATCCAGATGTTGCTTCGATAGAGAATGGAGAGGTTACCATCCTAAAAGCGGGTACTACCACGATTACTGCTTCTTGCGTAGCCACAGCAAACTGTGAAGCGGCAACTCCTGTAAGCCATGAACTAAACGTGGAGAAAGCGACACGCAACATCACTTTTGAGAATATCGAATCCAAACAGTTTGGCGATGCAGCTTTCCCATTGCAAGCAACGGTATCTGATGCATCAGAACTACAATATACTTCAAGCAACCAGAATGTAGCTACTCTGGATCATGGCTTGGTAAGTATTGTTGGTGTGGGTTCTGCTACGATTACGGCTGCATGTGAGGAGACCGAAAACTATAAGGCGATCTCTGCAATCCAAGTGTTGGAGATAGCGGAAGGCGATGGCAATATCACTTGGACGCTTGAGGGACTGTCGTTGGAGATGAAAATAGAGGATCTCTCTTTTGAATTAGAGAAAGCAACCTCTTCGGTTGAGGGAGCAACGATCACTTACACCTCTTCGAATGACGAAGTGTTGACTGTAGAGGATAATCTAGTTACCTTCCATAAGCTTGGAGAAGCAGATATTGTGGCTACCGTAACTGCCCGAAATTATACGGAGGTAGAATCGACAGTTCATGTGAAGGTAGTCTCTAAAACAGGGGTACACGATAGCCCAGTTTATGTAGAGACTATAAAGGTTTATCCAAATCCTGCATCTGAGTTTATCATGGTAGACGGAGCTCAAATGAATGAGATCTCTATCTTCTCAATATTGGGTGCAAAAGTTAATTTTGAACAACAAGAGAACCGAATTGATGTATCGAATTTTGCACGTGGCGTATATATCTTGAAATACCGAAACCAAGTGAAACGATTTATTGTTCAGTAA
- a CDS encoding ISAs1 family transposase → MNNDLSSAEIRRFYEKLQVKLVDNRSHVGRKHELAFVITLFIISILTSSDHLSINKIHRNMVRYYEKLCICLHKDVDHCISRVQLTRILSEFDYESFLTICDEVYSSTEWISIDGKELRGSIDSKSNKKRGLSIVYSIGHNTNVQQLLGFYDGTKESEKSIVYDHILELPEQAKITLDAMHNSENLLSNIHQNSRFYLTQIKSNQKKLKDDLVHTSNHIKVGDVMTETDKSHGRIDIRRYEIFPINTEMLEPRWSNSGICNMIKVTRESHNVKRGRRSTETRYYITNYNGEIGEIAGAIRGHWKIEIMNRIRDVNFGEDKLKSLDHGLQKSISSVMLFICSGLMKINSYNNLNILREELVRNTDKIHDFFAA, encoded by the coding sequence ATGAATAACGACCTTTCAAGTGCCGAAATTAGAAGATTCTATGAGAAATTACAAGTTAAATTAGTCGATAATCGGAGTCATGTAGGACGAAAGCATGAATTGGCATTTGTGATTACGCTTTTTATTATCTCAATTCTAACAAGTTCCGATCATCTTAGCATAAATAAGATTCATCGTAATATGGTTCGTTATTATGAGAAGTTATGTATCTGTTTACATAAAGATGTTGATCATTGTATAAGTCGAGTTCAGTTGACAAGAATTCTGTCTGAGTTTGATTATGAGTCCTTTTTGACAATTTGTGATGAAGTATACTCTTCTACAGAATGGATATCTATTGATGGTAAAGAACTTCGAGGAAGTATCGATTCTAAAAGCAATAAAAAGAGAGGGTTAAGTATTGTTTACTCTATTGGTCATAACACAAATGTACAACAGTTATTAGGTTTTTATGATGGGACAAAAGAGAGTGAAAAGAGTATTGTTTATGATCATATTCTTGAGTTGCCAGAGCAGGCAAAGATAACACTCGACGCAATGCACAATTCAGAAAATCTGTTGTCTAATATTCACCAAAATAGTCGATTCTATTTGACTCAAATAAAGTCAAATCAGAAGAAATTAAAGGATGACTTAGTGCATACATCCAATCATATAAAAGTAGGTGATGTGATGACAGAAACAGACAAATCGCATGGAAGAATAGACATTAGAAGGTACGAAATATTCCCAATCAATACAGAGATGTTAGAGCCTAGATGGAGTAATAGTGGTATATGTAATATGATTAAAGTGACAAGAGAGAGTCACAATGTAAAGAGAGGTAGAAGGAGTACAGAAACACGATATTATATCACCAATTATAATGGGGAAATAGGTGAAATTGCTGGTGCTATTAGAGGTCATTGGAAAATAGAAATAATGAACCGTATTCGTGATGTTAATTTTGGAGAAGACAAATTAAAGTCATTAGATCATGGATTACAAAAATCAATATCCTCTGTTATGTTGTTTATTTGTAGTGGATTAATGAAAATAAATAGCTACAATAACTTGAATATTTTAAGAGAAGAGCTTGTGCGCAATACTGATAAAATACACGATTTCTTCGCCGCTTAA